One part of the Hydra vulgaris chromosome 01, alternate assembly HydraT2T_AEP genome encodes these proteins:
- the LOC136075410 gene encoding uncharacterized protein LOC136075410: MSDSELPTKKSKLEGGGSNGSFDTKWREVVQEIESVSGKEILLIENIPSQLDSSKITKEFILSMDHFLLDKDLCRSVMKKRDDSLKIIYGWKNGSTSCGTHIWNNVMVPDVKKGISLIEEKEWKKAFALFLGLHLFAMQETDWLADNEFYTNFDLFRKWFNDYSSGWEKLLAQTDDTLGIACKSGREEGYRPILNKILLDWETETNILIKDIFDEYAHDEKARVRIFTEEGFSDDDEEDDEDVEDEDDEDNSDDFSSDDEEDDDVEN, encoded by the coding sequence ATGAGTGATAGTGAGTTACCtaccaaaaaatcaaaattggaGGGCGGAGGAAGTAATGGATCTTTTGATACGAAATGGAGAGAAGTAGTACAAGAAATTGAATCAGTTAGTGgtaaagaaattcttttaattgAGAATATCCCATCACAATTAGATTCTTcgaaaataacaaaagaattcATACTTTCTATGGATCACTTTTTGCTTGACAAAGATTTATGTAGAAGTGTTATGAAAAAGCGTGATGATTCATTAAAGATAATCTATGGATGGAAAAATGGAAGTACTTCATGTGGGACTCACATTTGGAATAATGTTATGGTTCCAGATGTCAAAAAAGGAATTTCTCTTATTGAagaaaaagaatggaaaaaagCATTTGCACTGTTTTTGGGTTTACACTTATTTGCTATGCAAGAAACTGATTGGTTAGCAGATAATGAGTTTTACACTAATTTTGATTTGTTCCGTAAATGGTTTAATGATTATAGCAGTGGATGGGAAAAGCTCCTTGCTCAAACTGATGATACTCTAGGTATTGCATGTAAAAGTGGAAGAGAAGAAGGCTATCGaccaatattaaataaaattttgttggaTTGGGAAACAGagacaaatatattaataaaagatatttttgatgaATATGCGCATGATGAGAAAGCTAGAGTAAGAATTTTTACTGAAGAAGGTTTtagtgatgatgatgaagaagatgaCGAAGATgttgaagatgaagatgatgaagataatTCTGATGATTTTAGCAGTGATGACGAGGAAGATGATGATGTTGAAAATTAA